atccgTAGTTTTTTTATTCATGATTTAGTTTTCAGTTTTGAGCAATTATCTTATACTTGATTTTATTAGCAATATGTGAGCAATTACTTTCTGAGCTATTGGAGAAATActtacaatttttgttttcttgtctcattttttttcttatttcacTCCTccactttttttgttgttgtcacctTCTCTTCATTCCAAATGATATAATTGTTCTCACAGTTTTAGCTTTCACTTGATACTAACAACTAGTAACCGAAATCTAACTTAACTAGTTGAGTTTTTCCTATGTTAACCGAGCTACACATGCCAAACAGTTCTCACTGTTCAAAATGACAAACATGGGAATTGGGATGCTTCAATTATCAAATGACTAATTCTCTCTGAGAATGATGTTCACAAACGTATAACTTGATTGGTGTTGATAGTAAACCATCTTCTGAAAAGAccatcacacacacacacacacacatatatatatatatatatattcattgtgCCAGCTTCTAGCTTTGGATAATTTTGCTATTGATAGAGAATTACATGAAGGGTAATTTAgagatattataattaaatgtgTGAAGTTGTTAAATTCTGCTTATAtctatgttaaaaaatatgagtttcattataatagtttttttaaaggaaaatgTATAAATTATTACTTATAATTATCGATTCTTATGTTCCTAATAGAAAATGCTTTACACAATTGCAGCAGCAGCGAAAGCATCTAAGAGGTTTACAAGAGGTTTAGTAGAGAAGTGAGAATAGTGAGCCCAAAAATGGAGTTTCCTCCTTCTTCCTCCTCCACGGTCTCACACGACACCGTTTTCTACACCATATACCCTAACTCCTCCATCACAACCAACACCCTCCAATCTCTCCACCTCCAAATCCTACAAACCATTTCTCCCTTCATCACCGACTACATATGGCAACATCAACCTTTCACACTCTCTCTCTCCATTCCTCCAAACCCTACCTGTCTCTGCCCTTCCTCCTCCAACATCCCCCACCTCCACGGCCACTTTCGTTACGGCGACAACCTCGACGACGAATGGTTTGCCGTCTTCCTCCTCTTCCACATCTCCATCCATTTTCCCTCCCTTTCCATCCGCCTCTGGGACTCCGACGGCGAGTTTCTTCTCATCGAAGCCGCCTTCCATCTTCCTCGCTGGCTCAATCCCGATTCCTCTGACAACCGTCTCTTCCTCCGTAACGGAAAAATTCATATCATTCCCTGTAAACGTCTTCCTTCCCCTTCCCTCATTGATTCACTCAACTTCCTCACAAATTCTGAGTCCGAATCGCAAGCCTCTGATCCGGTTCAGACCGTGATTATGAACCGGATCAAAGATTATCCAGACCGGGCTAGAAAAAACATGCACAGTGTTAGGGTTAGGGTTCCAGTGTCAGTTGCAAAGGTTCTTAAGCACGAGCCGTGCTTGATTTCGCTGGCTGTGGAAGGTTTCTACGACAGGGATATTGATGGTATGAAATTCGCGGCTAAGATGGAGAGATTCTTGGAGAAAGGGAGGGAGGAGGAGTTGGTGTGCGTTTCATTGAAGATGTCGAGGGCTATGTATGCGCAGCTTGTTCAGCAAACGTTTAGGGCTCCGAAGGTTTATCCCGAGCTTCCGTGTCGAGACCGGAAGGAGGAGT
This region of Cicer arietinum cultivar CDC Frontier isolate Library 1 chromosome 8, Cicar.CDCFrontier_v2.0, whole genome shotgun sequence genomic DNA includes:
- the LOC101512461 gene encoding protein ecdysoneless homolog yields the protein MEFPPSSSSTVSHDTVFYTIYPNSSITTNTLQSLHLQILQTISPFITDYIWQHQPFTLSLSIPPNPTCLCPSSSNIPHLHGHFRYGDNLDDEWFAVFLLFHISIHFPSLSIRLWDSDGEFLLIEAAFHLPRWLNPDSSDNRLFLRNGKIHIIPCKRLPSPSLIDSLNFLTNSESESQASDPVQTVIMNRIKDYPDRARKNMHSVRVRVPVSVAKVLKHEPCLISLAVEGFYDRDIDGMKFAAKMERFLEKGREEELVCVSLKMSRAMYAQLVQQTFRAPKVYPELPCRDRKEEYAEAELGLKISCGMEMMYQQRKCDGVEGKGSTWEAFLQSLEKSGYFQGLLPGSSEYQRLMQNAQEYYRNTSLHSKAGVDTAAKASKRFTRGLVEK